A window of the Tunturibacter empetritectus genome harbors these coding sequences:
- a CDS encoding GumC family protein, whose translation MNPLLPDARPGPKAMEHYGGFGSTIHEELSMGDVSRVLRRQRPVILWSILAGLALALLSSLLMTPNYRSVAHVELKSADGNKLGLSDFSPESDSGADDLGTNLSTLTEMLHSDGLAMETIQQNNLEAVDPYKTSKIGKFAAEADLPLADAPLRRIEVLKRFKSNLNVKPLPGTRLVQISFDDRDPKRSAAVVNSLIGIYISDYIARHYSSAVQASDWLQKQIEDLKQQVAVSNKQVTDFEKENGFFGFVGTGSDNAQNPLLQKLVALNQSVVQAESERIQKEAIIKLLATRDPELIVGLGSNPQVLNGVAGTDLAVLQSLRLQEAQLKAQYSDMESKYGSRYPTLVETKSQMASIQSSIARAVDNLRSRAENDYSLAAKNESMLKQTYDQNVADANKLNDKATQFQLLSKEAEGNRALYEGLRTKLREAEVAASVRGANITIVDRALPMPTPSSPNYPLNLSLGLGAGLLFGLGAAFYRNRGDHTLETVEAMEAVSPVPILGAVPSLTRLKQASSPRGLASSVGRVINGHSQRIENEDRLSLEAYRQIRASILINTAGAALRTILVTSPMNGDGKSNSVIELASAFAFSGARVLALDSDLRRAEVDTRSGKNTQKGLSDLLAGEGDANDFIQPHSSVANLFVLPSGSSLESPLLLIESPRFRQLLENLKRNFDFILIDSPPVSFFADVSVMAPMMDATVLVVRAGVTPKQAFQRSCRALLDSGSKLLGVIVNDVALDSSNFYGYYGYHGKDAASSYAKN comes from the coding sequence ATGAACCCGCTTCTGCCTGATGCGCGTCCGGGACCAAAAGCAATGGAGCATTACGGTGGCTTTGGCTCCACAATCCACGAAGAATTATCGATGGGTGATGTTAGTCGTGTATTGCGACGTCAAAGGCCTGTGATTTTATGGAGCATTTTGGCAGGGTTGGCGTTAGCGCTCTTAAGCTCGCTCCTCATGACGCCCAACTATCGTTCCGTGGCTCACGTTGAGTTGAAGTCGGCCGACGGTAATAAGCTCGGCCTAAGCGATTTCAGCCCAGAATCTGATTCCGGAGCAGACGATCTCGGAACGAACCTATCCACCCTGACTGAGATGTTGCACAGTGACGGCCTTGCAATGGAAACAATTCAGCAGAACAATCTTGAGGCAGTCGATCCATATAAGACTTCAAAGATCGGCAAATTTGCAGCCGAGGCTGATTTGCCTTTGGCAGATGCTCCGCTCCGTAGAATCGAAGTCCTTAAGCGGTTCAAGTCGAATCTCAATGTCAAACCTCTTCCGGGCACGCGTCTGGTACAGATAAGCTTTGATGACCGCGACCCCAAGCGTTCGGCCGCCGTCGTCAACTCGCTAATTGGGATTTATATATCCGATTACATCGCCCGACATTACTCGAGTGCCGTCCAGGCCTCTGACTGGCTGCAGAAGCAGATCGAGGATCTCAAACAACAAGTTGCGGTTTCTAACAAGCAGGTTACCGACTTTGAGAAAGAAAATGGTTTCTTTGGGTTTGTCGGCACAGGCTCGGATAACGCACAAAATCCGCTTTTGCAAAAGCTTGTCGCGCTCAACCAATCTGTCGTTCAGGCTGAGTCGGAGCGAATTCAAAAGGAAGCTATTATCAAACTCCTGGCCACCCGCGATCCAGAACTCATTGTGGGACTAGGATCGAATCCTCAAGTGCTTAATGGAGTTGCCGGTACGGATCTCGCTGTGCTTCAAAGTCTGAGGTTGCAGGAAGCGCAGCTCAAGGCTCAGTACTCGGATATGGAAAGCAAGTATGGCTCTCGTTACCCGACGCTTGTTGAAACAAAGAGCCAGATGGCCTCCATCCAAAGCTCGATCGCTCGTGCAGTAGATAACCTGCGATCGCGAGCGGAAAATGATTACTCCCTCGCCGCTAAGAACGAATCGATGCTTAAGCAAACCTACGACCAGAACGTCGCTGACGCTAACAAGCTTAACGATAAGGCGACTCAGTTTCAGCTATTGAGCAAAGAAGCCGAAGGGAACCGTGCTCTTTACGAAGGCCTGCGAACGAAGCTCCGTGAAGCAGAGGTTGCCGCTAGTGTACGCGGAGCGAATATTACCATCGTTGACCGCGCGCTGCCCATGCCAACTCCAAGTTCGCCGAACTACCCTTTAAACCTATCCCTCGGCCTTGGCGCTGGATTGTTATTTGGATTGGGAGCGGCCTTCTATCGCAATCGTGGTGACCATACACTTGAGACAGTTGAGGCGATGGAGGCAGTTTCGCCTGTGCCGATTCTTGGTGCCGTACCCAGCCTCACGCGGCTCAAACAGGCCTCTTCCCCTAGAGGGCTGGCTAGCAGCGTGGGAAGAGTCATCAACGGGCATTCTCAAAGAATCGAGAATGAAGATAGACTTTCCCTCGAAGCGTATCGTCAGATTCGTGCCTCGATCTTGATAAACACAGCTGGAGCGGCGCTCCGCACTATTCTCGTGACAAGCCCGATGAACGGCGATGGTAAATCGAATTCTGTCATCGAACTTGCTAGCGCCTTTGCCTTTAGCGGAGCACGGGTGCTCGCCCTCGATAGCGACCTTCGTCGGGCGGAAGTAGATACTCGATCAGGGAAGAATACACAAAAGGGTTTGAGCGATCTGCTGGCCGGCGAAGGGGATGCCAACGACTTCATCCAACCGCACAGTTCAGTAGCCAATCTCTTCGTTCTCCCCTCAGGAAGTTCGCTGGAGTCGCCTCTGCTGTTGATTGAGTCACCTCGTTTCAGGCAATTGCTCGAGAATCTCAAACGGAATTTTGACTTTATCCTGATCGATTCGCCACCTGTCTCTTTCTTCGCGGACGTAAGTGTCATGGCTCCGATGATGGACGCAACAGTACTCGTTGTACGCGCTGGAGTCACGCCAAAACAGGCGTTTCAGCGATCATGCCGTGCGCTCCTTGATTCCGGTAGCAAGTTGCTTGGAGTCATCGTTAACGACGTGGCGCTCGACTCGTCGAATTTCTACGGTTATTACGGATATCACGGAAAGGACGCTGCCAGCTCCTATGCCAAAAATTAA
- a CDS encoding acyltransferase family protein, whose protein sequence is MDAIRAIAAFLVLAGHARMLFFGEHQLHRNPAAAGASALGLGGQAVMVFFVLSGFLVGGSAWRSIQEGRWSWRKYLFQRMTRLWIVLIPALIVGGIFDHVGMQFLYSNGGIYSAPPGQGMIEPTLGAAMGLKVLAGNAFFFQKILVPSYGTNAAMWSLANEFWYYMLFPLLLLIFVGRTPVILRVLFGLIAACILMLIGIKIAGLFLVWLLGFGVSTLELTIPPRFRRPATIVALLQFLAVVTVLRRYQTHFVLTASAIGLSFALFLYVILHARQPVNSLSYQRVATTLSKSSYTLYLVHLPFLVFLVGLVNKPWHAWPKRPTYLLLSILFVVIAYSYAWIMYLLFERNTDAIRKRLFERRSLAAPAVRS, encoded by the coding sequence ATGGATGCGATTCGAGCTATCGCTGCTTTTCTCGTTCTTGCCGGTCATGCGAGGATGCTCTTCTTTGGCGAACACCAACTTCATAGAAACCCTGCAGCGGCAGGGGCGAGCGCACTTGGCTTAGGCGGCCAGGCGGTGATGGTTTTCTTTGTGCTGAGTGGATTTCTGGTTGGCGGCAGCGCATGGCGCTCGATTCAAGAAGGTAGATGGTCCTGGCGCAAGTATCTTTTCCAAAGAATGACCCGGCTGTGGATCGTCCTGATCCCGGCACTGATCGTTGGGGGGATTTTTGACCATGTTGGCATGCAGTTTCTCTATAGCAATGGAGGTATCTATTCAGCGCCGCCGGGTCAGGGGATGATCGAGCCAACTCTTGGAGCTGCAATGGGATTAAAAGTGTTGGCCGGCAATGCCTTCTTCTTTCAAAAGATTCTAGTTCCCTCCTACGGAACTAACGCGGCAATGTGGAGTTTGGCAAACGAGTTCTGGTACTACATGCTCTTTCCCCTCTTACTCTTGATTTTCGTAGGCCGAACGCCGGTCATTCTACGTGTGCTGTTTGGGTTAATCGCCGCCTGCATTCTTATGCTGATTGGAATAAAAATTGCCGGCCTGTTTTTGGTGTGGCTGTTGGGCTTTGGGGTTTCGACCTTGGAGTTAACGATTCCGCCGAGGTTCAGGCGTCCCGCTACGATCGTTGCCTTGCTTCAATTCTTAGCTGTGGTTACAGTCCTACGCCGGTATCAGACACACTTCGTATTGACTGCCAGCGCGATTGGCCTGAGCTTCGCACTATTTCTTTACGTGATTCTGCATGCGAGGCAGCCTGTCAATAGTCTTTCCTACCAGAGAGTTGCGACAACATTGTCTAAATCTTCCTACACTCTCTACCTGGTGCACCTGCCGTTTCTAGTGTTCCTGGTAGGTTTGGTCAACAAGCCCTGGCACGCGTGGCCCAAACGGCCGACGTACTTGTTGTTGTCGATCTTATTCGTGGTGATCGCATATTCTTACGCATGGATTATGTATTTGCTCTTCGAGCGCAACACCGATGCGATCCGCAAGCGGCTTTTTGAAAGAAGAAGCTTAGCGGCGCCCGCTGTGAGATCGTAG
- a CDS encoding glycosyltransferase, which produces MLRSRGEEVIEYVLDNAEIRSENLITVGLQSIWNSKEFDNIKQLIRSERPDIMKVDNFFPRLSPSIFRAAKEMGIPTALSVRNYRLVCPSANLFRDGHVCTTCVGSKVALSAIQHRCYRKSYLQSAAVVASNVYAHLRGVWGDSVDRFIAVSSFVKQQLVAGGFPEDRIIVKPNFISDTGVGDGSGGYGLYVGRLTEEKGVRSLLKAWKNILQPVRLKLIGDGPLESIVREASEADSRIEYLGRRSLSDVCEYLGNAAFLIFPSEWYEPFGRTIVEAYSKGTPVIAAATPPMQAMVEDGVTGLLYRPGDSVELASVVSSLTSDPDRLRSLRLQARARYLALYTEEQNYQQLMAAFQECIEAHRPSYV; this is translated from the coding sequence ATGCTTCGTTCCCGCGGAGAGGAAGTCATTGAGTATGTCTTGGACAATGCTGAAATTCGTTCTGAGAACCTGATCACTGTAGGCTTGCAATCCATCTGGAATTCTAAAGAGTTCGATAACATAAAACAGCTCATTCGGTCGGAACGGCCGGACATTATGAAGGTGGATAACTTTTTCCCTCGTCTCTCTCCCTCAATCTTTCGTGCCGCAAAAGAGATGGGTATCCCAACCGCTCTTTCGGTAAGAAACTACAGGCTCGTCTGCCCTTCCGCTAACCTGTTTCGCGATGGCCACGTCTGCACTACATGCGTTGGCAGTAAGGTAGCCCTCTCCGCCATTCAACATCGTTGCTATCGGAAGAGCTATCTGCAGTCAGCCGCAGTAGTCGCCAGCAATGTCTACGCTCATCTGCGTGGGGTGTGGGGAGACTCGGTCGATAGGTTCATAGCAGTCAGTAGCTTTGTAAAACAACAATTGGTCGCAGGTGGATTTCCCGAAGATAGAATTATAGTCAAACCGAACTTTATCTCGGACACCGGGGTCGGCGACGGTTCAGGCGGCTACGGCCTGTATGTCGGACGTCTCACAGAGGAAAAAGGTGTTCGTTCTCTGCTCAAAGCCTGGAAGAACATTCTGCAACCGGTGCGTCTGAAGCTTATCGGCGACGGCCCTCTCGAATCAATCGTCAGGGAAGCTTCTGAAGCCGATTCACGTATCGAATATCTAGGCCGCAGGTCGCTCTCCGACGTATGCGAATACTTGGGCAATGCTGCTTTTCTGATCTTTCCGTCAGAGTGGTATGAGCCATTCGGCCGCACAATCGTCGAAGCTTACTCCAAAGGAACGCCAGTCATCGCAGCCGCTACGCCACCTATGCAGGCAATGGTTGAAGACGGCGTGACCGGTCTCCTGTACCGGCCCGGAGATAGTGTAGAACTTGCCTCTGTCGTCAGCAGCCTCACATCTGATCCGGACCGTCTTAGGTCGTTGAGACTTCAAGCCAGGGCAAGATATCTTGCTCTCTACACCGAAGAGCAAAACTATCAACAACTCATGGCTGCCTTTCAGGAATGTATTGAGGCTCACCGTCCCTCATACGTATGA
- a CDS encoding 2OG-Fe(II) oxygenase, giving the protein MQNETSIRDVSTRLDQLSIPESSASLAERYRSNSPFPYLTIDNLFEPDRLTTVMNEMSVAKRSDWVHHNTHKIEKFGQKSAVLLGEAGFQLVALLHSAPFLYLLSEITGIWNLLPDPYMHGAGYSIIPPKGKFDVHIDSNEDLTSGLTRRLALIIYLNQDWSPKYGGQLELWNKDASRKVAEIEPVFNRTLLMEVSRTSFHGVNPVVEPSGRSRYSFMAYYNTAGGILGKEKGVHSSMYAPDIYGPKPTVRSLARKFTPPIFYDFVRQKIK; this is encoded by the coding sequence ATGCAAAACGAAACTAGCATTCGAGACGTCTCAACTCGGCTTGATCAACTTTCCATCCCAGAGAGCTCTGCAAGCTTAGCCGAACGATATCGGAGTAACTCGCCTTTTCCTTATCTCACCATTGATAATCTGTTCGAACCCGACCGGCTAACTACTGTAATGAACGAGATGTCGGTAGCCAAGAGGTCCGACTGGGTACACCATAACACCCATAAAATCGAGAAGTTCGGTCAGAAGTCTGCCGTTTTGCTCGGCGAGGCAGGATTTCAGCTCGTCGCACTTCTTCACTCGGCCCCATTTCTTTATCTCTTATCCGAGATCACGGGGATCTGGAACCTGCTGCCTGATCCATATATGCACGGCGCCGGCTACAGCATTATCCCTCCAAAAGGAAAGTTTGATGTTCACATCGACTCAAACGAGGACCTCACCAGCGGTTTGACGCGCCGCCTCGCGCTGATCATCTACCTTAATCAGGATTGGTCTCCGAAGTACGGTGGACAACTCGAATTGTGGAATAAAGACGCAAGCCGTAAAGTTGCAGAGATTGAGCCTGTTTTTAATAGAACTCTACTGATGGAGGTCTCTCGGACGTCTTTTCATGGCGTCAATCCGGTAGTAGAACCGTCAGGCCGTTCGCGCTACTCTTTCATGGCCTACTACAACACAGCAGGAGGCATCCTCGGGAAGGAAAAAGGTGTACACAGCTCCATGTATGCGCCTGATATCTATGGGCCGAAACCCACCGTGCGCAGCCTCGCCCGTAAATTTACGCCACCTATCTTCTACGATTTTGTTCGCCAGAAAATTAAGTAG
- a CDS encoding sugar transferase, translating to MPMTLSNRGIFLELVKLSDILLLFCSLAAAYVVTSGHQAFGLPRSLVTHHPVEVFLATLLLGIVWHGVLYSNKFYRSRRVDGFLMEAMDVFLASALCAAACFAWLWVISSRATRTYHANELASTAVVFGIVSFTVFLSTRFLGRTTAHTLRSKGYNLRHVLIVGTNRRAHAFAQDVLRHPEWGYDVRGFIDGQWWFQETATSGLGNLLGDLETIPSLLRTMPIDEVIVTLPLASFYQQIAEVVATCRDHGITVRGVGSFFDQEQAHRTAYLPGGIGTITLHDESWNAWGSMIKRVTDAVVSAVLLLALAPVFFIVALLIRLTSKGPVFFRQTRIGYGKRPFEILKFRTMVSDAEKLMAQVEHLNETKGPTFKLKNDPRITPLGRFLRKSSLDEIPQLINVFRGDMSLVGPRPLPVRDYEGFTKDWHRRRFSVKPGITCLWQVMGRSSISFDEWMALDMRYIDQWSVWLDIKILFQTIPAVFRGSGAV from the coding sequence ATGCCAATGACATTGTCGAATAGAGGTATCTTTCTGGAATTAGTAAAACTTAGCGATATTTTACTTCTCTTTTGCAGTTTGGCGGCAGCTTATGTTGTCACCTCCGGGCATCAGGCTTTTGGTTTACCTAGGTCCCTGGTGACACATCATCCTGTTGAAGTATTTCTGGCGACGCTGTTATTGGGCATAGTATGGCACGGAGTTTTATATTCGAATAAGTTCTATCGCTCCAGAAGAGTGGATGGATTCCTCATGGAGGCGATGGATGTATTTCTTGCGAGCGCCTTGTGCGCTGCAGCCTGCTTTGCCTGGCTGTGGGTCATAAGTTCCCGCGCGACACGTACTTATCATGCAAATGAGCTCGCTTCAACTGCGGTCGTTTTTGGGATCGTCAGCTTTACGGTCTTCCTCTCGACACGATTTCTGGGACGGACTACGGCGCACACACTTCGTTCCAAAGGCTATAACCTTCGCCATGTATTGATCGTTGGGACGAATCGTCGGGCCCACGCTTTTGCACAGGATGTACTGCGGCACCCGGAGTGGGGTTACGATGTGCGGGGCTTCATTGACGGCCAATGGTGGTTCCAGGAGACGGCTACATCCGGTCTAGGGAACCTTCTTGGGGATCTGGAGACGATTCCGTCGCTGCTGCGAACAATGCCTATCGACGAAGTGATCGTGACCTTGCCACTCGCGTCGTTTTACCAGCAGATTGCAGAGGTGGTGGCTACGTGCCGCGACCATGGGATCACGGTACGGGGAGTGGGATCATTCTTCGATCAGGAACAGGCACATCGAACTGCCTACCTTCCGGGTGGCATTGGCACCATTACTCTGCACGATGAGTCTTGGAATGCGTGGGGATCGATGATAAAGCGAGTAACCGATGCGGTCGTTTCGGCGGTGCTTTTGCTGGCCCTTGCTCCTGTCTTTTTCATCGTTGCGTTATTGATCAGGTTGACCTCGAAGGGTCCGGTCTTCTTTCGTCAGACCAGAATTGGCTATGGCAAACGACCTTTCGAGATTCTGAAGTTTAGGACAATGGTGTCGGATGCCGAGAAGTTGATGGCCCAGGTGGAGCATTTGAACGAGACGAAAGGTCCCACCTTCAAGCTGAAGAATGATCCTCGTATAACACCCCTGGGCAGGTTTCTACGGAAGTCAAGTCTTGACGAGATTCCTCAACTCATCAATGTGTTTCGTGGAGACATGAGTCTTGTCGGCCCACGGCCACTTCCCGTGAGAGATTATGAAGGTTTTACGAAGGACTGGCACAGGAGACGATTCAGCGTCAAACCCGGAATTACTTGTTTGTGGCAGGTGATGGGGAGAAGCTCGATCAGCTTCGATGAGTGGATGGCTTTGGATATGCGTTACATCGACCAGTGGTCGGTATGGCTCGATATCAAGATCCTGTTTCAAACTATTCCTGCAGTCTTTCGTGGCTCCGGGGCAGTGTAA
- the hemA gene encoding glutamyl-tRNA reductase translates to MNQAKPTSTQGRLVLLGINHNTAPIEVRERLAIPAERLADATRTLLHQPGVREGLILSTCNRVELLTLQDDAEAASAQDKTDLLRFLHEYFAVPPHDIQPHLYEFREREAVRHLFRVASSLDSMVVGEPQILGQVKEAYTVARDAGAVSSHLEALMQRTFTVAKKIRTETQIGSSSVSIASVAVDLARKIFGSLYGKTVLLVGAGKMSELAARHLIQQGASSILVTNRTQSRAEKIASDFSSLTVHTEAISFEALYEQADRADIVITSTGAPQKIFGRSHGQHFLHRRRNRPMFFIDIAVPRDVDPRMNEVEGCFVYDIDDLQQVAAANLADRGREVAAAEIIVSREVDKYQERLQSRDAVPAIKALQQQAEQLRQAELDRSQSKLADLTAQQRDAVEALTRSLTAKLLHPQLTALRESTRKKDSE, encoded by the coding sequence ATGAACCAAGCCAAGCCCACATCCACACAGGGCCGTCTCGTCCTCCTCGGCATCAACCACAACACCGCACCAATCGAGGTACGCGAGCGTCTCGCCATCCCCGCTGAACGCCTCGCCGACGCCACCCGCACCCTTCTCCACCAGCCCGGCGTCCGCGAAGGCCTCATCCTCTCCACCTGCAACCGGGTCGAGCTCCTTACCCTCCAGGACGACGCCGAAGCCGCATCGGCACAGGACAAAACCGACCTCCTCCGCTTCCTGCACGAGTACTTCGCCGTTCCACCGCACGACATCCAACCGCATCTCTACGAGTTTCGCGAGCGCGAAGCCGTCCGCCATCTTTTCCGCGTCGCCAGTTCGCTCGACAGCATGGTCGTCGGCGAACCCCAGATCCTCGGCCAGGTCAAAGAGGCCTACACCGTGGCCCGTGACGCCGGCGCCGTCTCCAGCCACCTCGAAGCCCTGATGCAACGCACCTTCACTGTCGCCAAAAAAATCCGCACCGAAACTCAAATTGGCTCAAGCTCCGTCTCCATAGCCTCGGTAGCCGTCGATCTCGCCAGGAAGATCTTCGGCTCCCTCTACGGAAAGACTGTCCTTCTGGTGGGTGCCGGCAAAATGTCCGAGTTAGCCGCCCGTCATCTCATCCAGCAGGGCGCATCCTCCATCCTTGTCACCAACCGCACCCAATCCCGTGCTGAAAAAATAGCCTCCGACTTCAGCAGCCTCACCGTTCACACCGAAGCCATTTCCTTCGAAGCCCTCTACGAGCAGGCTGACCGTGCAGACATCGTCATCACCTCCACCGGCGCCCCCCAAAAGATCTTCGGTCGCTCCCACGGCCAGCACTTCCTCCATCGCCGCCGCAATCGGCCCATGTTCTTCATCGACATCGCCGTCCCCCGCGACGTCGACCCACGCATGAACGAGGTCGAAGGCTGCTTCGTCTATGACATCGACGATCTCCAGCAGGTAGCCGCCGCCAATCTGGCCGATCGCGGTCGCGAAGTCGCCGCCGCCGAGATTATCGTCAGCAGGGAAGTAGACAAGTATCAGGAGCGTCTTCAATCCCGCGACGCAGTCCCCGCCATCAAAGCCCTTCAGCAGCAGGCCGAGCAGCTCCGCCAGGCCGAACTAGACCGCTCCCAATCCAAGCTCGCCGACCTCACCGCCCAACAGCGTGACGCCGTCGAAGCCCTGACCCGCTCGCTCACAGCCAAGCTTCTCCATCCCCAACTCACCGCGCTCCGCGAATCAACACGCAAAAAAGACTCCGAGTAG
- a CDS encoding cytochrome C assembly family protein, with product MSLFWLRVAVLLYGIAALAVLPAALYDRPRWRHIAVPATVAAVFFHFVSLAEMLNAAHHRLPVDTHETQSFLGLLLALAFLLVYARYRTVSLGIFLLPICFLFCLLPAFHPGQESTTFPILHTGWIFLHVALLLAAYAALFLSMLASLLYLVQERRLKQKSPTISWLPPLETTDQIALKALLFGLPCMTAGLLIGSLIAQATVGASYFRDPKILLAFAMWLVYVAMIHIRRISGLRGRRAVYLSSFVFLVILTVWVANQFSAVHRFSAP from the coding sequence ATGTCTCTTTTCTGGCTCAGAGTCGCGGTCTTACTCTACGGCATCGCCGCGCTTGCGGTCCTGCCGGCGGCCCTATATGACCGCCCCCGCTGGCGCCACATCGCCGTCCCCGCCACTGTAGCCGCAGTATTCTTCCACTTCGTCTCGTTGGCCGAGATGCTCAACGCGGCCCACCATCGCCTTCCAGTAGATACCCACGAAACTCAGTCTTTCCTGGGCCTTCTTCTCGCCTTGGCCTTTCTCTTGGTCTATGCCCGCTACCGCACCGTTTCGCTCGGCATCTTCCTGCTGCCCATCTGCTTCCTTTTTTGCCTACTCCCGGCCTTTCATCCGGGTCAGGAGAGCACCACCTTCCCAATTCTTCACACCGGCTGGATCTTCCTCCACGTTGCTCTTCTTCTTGCCGCCTACGCCGCTCTCTTCCTCTCCATGCTGGCGTCGCTTCTCTACCTGGTGCAGGAGCGCCGCCTCAAGCAAAAATCGCCAACCATCTCATGGCTGCCACCGCTTGAAACTACCGATCAGATCGCCCTCAAAGCCCTCCTCTTCGGCCTACCTTGTATGACCGCCGGCCTTCTCATCGGTTCGCTCATCGCCCAGGCCACCGTCGGTGCTTCTTACTTCCGCGACCCCAAGATCCTTCTCGCATTCGCCATGTGGCTGGTTTACGTGGCGATGATCCATATCCGCCGAATCTCAGGCCTCCGAGGCCGCCGAGCCGTCTACCTCTCCAGCTTCGTCTTCCTGGTCATACTCACCGTGTGGGTGGCAAACCAGTTCTCCGCAGTCCACAGGTTTAGCGCCCCATGA
- the pqqE gene encoding pyrroloquinoline quinone biosynthesis protein PqqE encodes MSTIPGPLSLVAEVTHRCPLHCVYCSNPLKMQSADKELSTEDWTRVFQQASALGVLHLHLTGGEPLARPDITKLVAAGREANLYVNMITSGLGLTADRMSELKDAGLEHIQLSLQDADEEKANEFAGARAHAHKLKLAALIRQQDIAFTVNVVVHRDNLDRLEAILALAESLDPQRIEVAHVQYYGWALKNRDRLMPTPSQVEHSVQLIKEAQSRLSGRIQLQAVFPDYYARYPKPCVGGWGRQMILIDPAGLALPCHAAAIIPGLEFDSVRNHPLQWLWQQSPAFNRFRGQSWMKDPCAACDRKEVDFGGCRCQAFQLTGDAANTDPACSLSDRHSDLVAITQAPAPPPTQWVYRILVNS; translated from the coding sequence ATGTCGACAATCCCCGGTCCACTCTCGCTCGTAGCCGAAGTAACCCACCGCTGCCCCCTGCACTGCGTCTACTGCTCGAACCCCCTCAAGATGCAGTCCGCCGACAAAGAGCTATCCACCGAAGACTGGACCAGAGTCTTCCAACAAGCCTCAGCCCTGGGCGTACTCCACCTCCACCTCACCGGAGGAGAACCCCTCGCGCGACCGGACATAACGAAGTTAGTCGCTGCGGGCAGGGAAGCGAACCTCTACGTCAACATGATCACCTCAGGCCTCGGCCTCACCGCCGACCGCATGAGCGAACTCAAAGACGCCGGCCTCGAACACATCCAGCTAAGCCTCCAGGACGCAGACGAAGAAAAGGCCAACGAATTCGCCGGCGCCCGAGCCCACGCCCACAAGCTCAAACTCGCCGCCCTCATCCGCCAACAAGACATAGCCTTCACCGTCAACGTAGTCGTTCACCGCGACAACCTCGACCGTCTCGAAGCCATCCTCGCGCTCGCCGAATCTCTCGACCCGCAGAGAATCGAAGTAGCCCACGTCCAGTACTACGGCTGGGCTCTCAAAAACCGTGACCGGCTTATGCCCACCCCCAGCCAGGTAGAGCACTCCGTCCAACTCATCAAAGAGGCCCAATCCCGCCTCAGCGGGCGCATTCAACTGCAAGCCGTCTTTCCCGACTACTACGCCCGCTACCCCAAACCCTGCGTCGGCGGCTGGGGTCGTCAGATGATCCTCATCGACCCCGCCGGACTAGCTCTCCCATGCCACGCCGCCGCCATCATCCCCGGCCTGGAGTTTGACTCCGTCCGCAACCACCCCCTGCAATGGCTCTGGCAACAATCTCCAGCTTTCAACCGCTTCCGTGGCCAAAGCTGGATGAAAGACCCATGCGCCGCTTGCGACCGCAAGGAAGTTGACTTTGGAGGCTGCCGCTGCCAGGCCTTCCAGCTAACCGGCGATGCCGCCAACACCGACCCAGCCTGCAGCCTGAGCGATCGACACTCAGATCTGGTTGCCATCACCCAGGCCCCAGCACCGCCCCCTACCCAATGGGTCTACCGCATCCTCGTAAACTCCTGA
- the pqqD gene encoding pyrroloquinoline quinone biosynthesis peptide chaperone PqqD — protein MSEPSTDTSIPRLAVGCRVRTVSPDEAMLLVPEGALRLKGAASEIISLIDGQRSVNAITTLLQQKHPATDSSQIAAEVNQFLEKLHARSVLLYKD, from the coding sequence ATGAGCGAACCCTCTACCGACACAAGCATCCCGCGTCTCGCAGTAGGCTGTCGCGTACGCACCGTCTCGCCCGACGAAGCAATGCTTCTTGTCCCTGAAGGCGCACTCCGACTCAAGGGAGCAGCCAGTGAGATCATCAGCCTCATCGACGGACAGCGCTCAGTCAACGCGATCACCACGCTCCTCCAACAAAAGCACCCCGCAACCGACTCCTCGCAAATCGCCGCCGAAGTAAACCAGTTCCTCGAAAAACTCCACGCCCGCAGCGTCCTACTCTACAAGGACTAG